One region of Streptococcus salivarius genomic DNA includes:
- the jag gene encoding RNA-binding cell elongation regulator Jag/EloR, producing MVVYSGRTVEQAIEKGLKDLNLPRMKAHIKVISREKKGFLGFGKKPARVSVEPINEKIAHEADQNTVKVAPDAVKQLDDSVASPKDETIAFNKVTKLVTVSDSKEIAQENLKQPVSTETLGEELPDKKQEQPKATIIPLSVKRESSEEDATEFMANSLEPQLEPVAQVQTSETSEGDFSSFVASEFSTDESSENNLEDIQAAADDVLSYLEKIIYEMDVDASLEVSHNRRNIIIQIETDQPGRVIGYHGKVLKSLQLLAQNYLHDRHSKRFSVVLNVRDYLEQRTETLIDLAEKMAAKVKETGREYVMDPMTNSERKIIHKALSQIEGVESHSEGDDPNRYVVVTKV from the coding sequence ATGGTTGTCTATTCTGGACGAACAGTCGAACAAGCTATCGAAAAAGGTTTGAAAGATCTTAATTTACCCCGTATGAAGGCTCATATTAAGGTGATTTCTCGTGAGAAAAAAGGTTTTCTAGGGTTCGGAAAGAAACCAGCTCGAGTTAGTGTTGAACCAATAAATGAAAAGATAGCTCACGAAGCAGATCAAAACACCGTTAAAGTGGCTCCTGATGCTGTAAAACAATTAGACGATTCTGTCGCAAGTCCAAAAGACGAAACGATTGCTTTCAATAAAGTGACAAAACTCGTTACGGTTTCAGATAGTAAGGAAATTGCACAAGAAAACTTAAAGCAACCAGTGTCTACAGAGACCCTTGGTGAAGAGTTGCCAGATAAGAAACAGGAGCAACCAAAGGCAACAATTATTCCTCTATCTGTTAAACGTGAGTCATCGGAAGAGGATGCTACAGAATTTATGGCAAATTCGCTTGAGCCCCAACTAGAACCGGTGGCTCAAGTTCAGACTTCGGAAACTTCTGAAGGAGATTTCAGTTCATTTGTGGCATCTGAGTTTAGTACAGATGAGTCTTCTGAAAATAATTTAGAAGATATTCAAGCGGCTGCAGACGATGTTTTATCTTATCTCGAAAAAATTATCTATGAAATGGATGTTGATGCTAGCCTAGAGGTTAGTCACAATCGCCGCAATATTATTATTCAGATTGAAACAGACCAACCTGGTCGTGTTATTGGTTATCATGGTAAGGTTCTCAAGTCTTTACAACTTTTAGCGCAAAATTATTTGCACGATCGTCATTCTAAACGTTTTAGTGTTGTTCTTAATGTTCGTGATTATTTGGAGCAACGCACAGAGACTTTGATTGATCTAGCAGAAAAAATGGCAGCTAAAGTAAAAGAAACAGGTCGAGAGTACGTTATGGATCCAATGACGAATAGCGAACGAAAAATTATCCATAAGGCACTTTCTCAAATTGAAGGTGTTGAAAGTCACTCGGAAGGGGACGATCCTAATCGTTACGTTGTTGTGACAAAGGTATAA